The Triplophysa dalaica isolate WHDGS20190420 chromosome 5, ASM1584641v1, whole genome shotgun sequence genome window below encodes:
- the LOC130420339 gene encoding uncharacterized protein LOC130420339: MLLRVVLSDMDIRRLSIEITPPSVDALCQVLRANLGLRGGFILQFEDPAFKDQLTNLTDIRDLPEERATLKVLFTADAACSDSTLDSASLPSLSSGESDSQHWPEPFPIPEFSHDVELTLQEANGRYAKDGSVLAIPKGMKTDILDTLADSMSKISPYPERQHYENVAKALVEKHPSLKEPGSGKGWYGWFHSLKFKLGNYRQKLSAAGCPEVRVNKRKGEEAKGPRMKKSKKGEVHFCPDPPEGLSDEDMEEKRMLMEVEVLKKDPDHQQIDELMSATFSKRRKEIVGDQPLIGDVIARWPAMFCERQVRTEFKRVVSIDLLESFLDGLDDLAPRLLEVYEAATKSAKMPALKAILDCLKKDDTNDRRRIAALLGLPHYLREEPSDIIRMCDAHGETLAAAMEGMQLGLLIGHEGDNQDAFPREVFNVAVVVEETVVLHNFKDVPSSFAMLLGIIYCVNLEYPRAMKYSFEFLQRVVMKIKPDQASARVHGIRNKLLRYNL, translated from the exons ATGCTGCTGCGAGTTGTCCTCTCTGATATGGATATCAGGCGCCTTTCCATCGAAATCACCCCCCCTAGTGTTGATGCACTGTGCCAGGTGTTGCGTGCAAACCTTGGCCTGAGaggtggatttattttacaatttgagGACCCTGCGTTCAAGGATCAGCTGACCAATTTGACCGACATCCGAGACCTTCCTGAGGAGAGAGCAACATTGAAAGTGTTGTTCACAGCTGATGCAGCTTGCTCGGATTCCACATTGGATTCAGCCAGCCTTCCATCTCTCAGTAGTGGGGAATCTGACTCCCAGCACTGGCCTGAGCCCTTCCCGATTCCAGAGTTCTCGCATGATGTTGAACTCACGCTGCAAGAAGCAAATGGAAGATATGCAAAAGATGGATCTGTGCTGGCGATTCCTAAAGGTATGAAAACTGATATCCTGGACACACTTGCAGACAGCATGTCAAAGATTAGTCCTTATCCTGAGAGGCAACACTATGAGAATGTTGCGAAAGCGCTTGTGGAGAAGCATCCCAGTCTAAAAGAGCCAGGGTCTGGAAAGGGTTGGTACGGCTGGTTCCACAGCCTGAAGTTTAAGCTCGGAAACTATCGACAGAAGTTAAGTGCAGCTGGATGCCCAGAGGTGAGGGTCAACAAAAGAAAAGGAGAAGAAGCCAAGGGACCACGTATGAAGAAGTCAAAGAAGGGCGAGGTCCACTTCTGTCCAGATCCCCCTGAAGGACTAAGTGATGAAGACATGGAAGAAAAGCGGATGTTGATGGAG GTGGAAGTGCTCAAAAAAGACCCAGATCACCAGCAGATAGATGAGCTGATGTCTGCCACGTTCTCCAAGCGCAGAAAGGAGATCGTAGGGGATCAACCTCTCATTGGGGATGTCATAGCTAGATGGCCGGCCATGTTCTGTGAGAGACAG GTTCGGACAGAGTTCAAAAGAGTCGTAAGCATAGACCTTCTCGAGTCGTTCCTCGATGGACTTGACGACCTGGCACCACGACTGCTGGAAGTGTACGAAGCTGCGACCAAGTCGGCAAAGATGCCTGCACTGAAAGCCATTTTGGACTGTCTGAAGAAAGAT GACACAAACGACAGGAGAAGGATTGCTGCTCTGCTGGGTCTGCCACACTATCTAAGAGAAGAGCCATCAGACATCATCAGGATGTGTGAC GCCCATGGTGAGACTCTGGCTGCAGCCATGGAGGGGATGCAACTTGGCCTGTTGATAGGCCATGAAGGTGACAACCAGGATGCCTTTCCACGTGAGGTCTTCAATGTGGCAGTTGTGGTTGAGGAGACTGTTGTGCTTCACAACTTCAAGGATGTGCCATCCAGCTTTGCCATGCTTTTGGGGATCATCTACTGCGTTAACCTTGAGTATCCACGAGCCATGAAGTATTCCTTTGAGTTCCTTCAGAGGGTAGTGATGAAGATCAAACCAGATCAAGCCTCTGCCAGAGTCCACGGCATCCGAAACAAGCTCCTGAGATATAATTTGTAA